The sequence below is a genomic window from Ciceribacter thiooxidans.
TCTCGTTGACCTGGTCGCCGGTACGGCGCTTTTCTTCCCGCACGACGAAGATGCTTTTCTGCAACCGCGCGAGCAGACCGAAAACCGGCCAGGTCTTCACTTCATTCTTGGCAATGAAAACGACATCAGCCACGGCACCGAGCACGAGGATGTCTTTCCACGACGCGTGGTTCGCTGCGATCAACAAAGGCCGGCGGATGTCGGGCCGGCCGTGGATATGGATGCGGATGCCGAGCATACGGCAGGCGATACGATGCCACAGACGCGGCAGCCGACGACGGATCCTCCAGTCAAACGCGAGACCCGCCACTTGCACCGGTGCGAGCAGAAGAGTCGAGGCCACGATCACGAAGAGGAGGAAACCTATTCGCAGCACGGTGATCAATGACGCTTCTCCTGAAGCCGCACCATCGCGTCAGTTGTCGTCCTTCTTGAGCGGTACGCCATAAAGTTCGAGGCGATGATCGACGAGACGGAAACCGTATTCACGCGCGATTCGTTCCTGAAGCGCCTCGATTTCGGGAGAATGGAACTCGATCACCCTGCCAGTCTTGAGATCGATCAGGTGATCGTGATGCTCTTCGGGAACCGTCTCATAGCGGGAGCGGCCATCGCGGAAATCATGACGCGCAATGATGCCCGCGTCCTCGAACAGCTTCACCGTACGATAGACAGTCGAGATCGAGATGCGCGAGTCCACAGCGGAGGAACGCCGGTAGAGCTCCTCGACATCCGGGTGATCGTCAGACTCTTCGAGAATCCGGGCGATGACACGCCGCTGCTCTGTCATGCGCATGCCGCGCTCAACACAAAGATCTTGAAGCGATTTGACGGGTTCGCTCATGGCAGCATGCAAGTCCGGCGTTCAACGGTAATGCAAGGCAACTATCGGAGATCACGCCGCATGACAAGCGCGGAGGACCGGCGACCTTGCTCATCGGCGTAATAGGCCGGCCGCTCGCCTGCCTTCTGAAAGCCGAGCTTGTTGTAAAGTCCGAGCGCGGCAGCATTGCCGTCGTCCACCTCAAGGAACATCGTCTCGCCGCCGCGGGCACGCGCTTCCCGGATTGCCGCCTGCATCAGACGCCAGCCGAGACCGTGGCGGCCAAGCTTCTCATTGACCGCGATCGTCAGGATTTCCGCCTCTCCCGCAGTCTCGCGCGCCAGCACGAAGCCCGCAAGCGGCGGCTTGAAGATCAGCGTATTCGTCTGCCACGTCACGAAGCCGAACGTATGCGGCTGCAGAAGCAGGCTCAGAAATTCGCCGTCTCCCCAAGGTCGAGCGAAGCGCTGGCCGTGAAGCACGGAAACCGCGGCACAATGCTCGCGTGTCATCTCGACGATTTCGAATTCGGGTTTGCGAGTAAAATAGGCTTCGCGCATCAGGTCGTCACACTCGTGCAATTGCAAATCCGGCCTGCGGCTTGGCGTCCGGCCCTCGGAGATAGAGCGGTTTCGGCTTCCCTACCGGATCGCCTGCCGCCCCCAACTCGGCAACGATCGCGATCGGGAAATGGTCGGGCTGGGCCTCGGCGTCGTCGCCCGTCAACAGGGGGGCGGCCGAGCCTGTCACCCGCGCGCCAAGTTTGCCGACGAGATCCCGCGCATCTTCGATGCTCCCGATGACCGCCTGACCGATGGCTCGCATTTCTTCGAAGGGCTGGAGGTAGACTTCGCCGCGCTTGGCATCGATCGCCACGACAACGGGCGCATCGCCCGTCTTTGCCGCCGCAAGCACAGCGAGCGTCGATACGCCGACGGCCGGAATTCCGAGTGCAAGCGCCAGTCCCCGGGCAGCGGCGACGCCGACACGGATACCGGTGAAGGATCCCGGACCGACGGTCACGGCGACGCGCTCGACGGCCTCAAGGGGAAGGCCCGCTTCGGAAAGCGCCGTATCGATCTTTTCCATGAGCTTTTCAGCGTGCCCGCGACCGATCGTTTCAGTCGCCGCACCGAGCACGGCCGCCTTGTCGCTATCGTAGACGGCGGCCGAACAATCCACGCCCGCCGTGTCGATTGCCAGAACGATCATGCATCACCCCCAAACGCCGCGCGGCGTCAGACCGCTTCGACTTCCTGGACTTCGGGATGAAGTGCCTGAGGAGGTTCTGCACGCCATGCTTCAGCGTCGCGGTCGAGGACGGGCACCCGGAGCATGCCCCCTTCATGTTCAGGTACACCTTGCCGTCCTTGAAGCCGCGGAACGTAATGTCGCCGCCATCCTGGGCGACCGCCGGGCGAACCCGCGTTTCGAGAAGTTCCTTGATCGTCGCGACAATGGTTTCGTCGCCCGCATCAAAGAACTCCTCGCCATCCGTCTCGGTGCCGCCCATAGCAGACGCCGCCATGACCTTCGCACCGCTCATGAAGTGCTCCATGATCGTGCCGAGGATCGCCGGTTTCAGATGCTGCCACTCCGGGCCGTCCTTGGTGACGGTGATGAAATCGTAGCCGAAGAAGACACCGGTCACACCGGGGATATCGAAGAGACGGACGGCAAGCGGCGAAACCTCCGCGCTTTCGGCATCGCGGAATTCGGCCGTACCCGTCTCCATGACGACCTTGCCGGGAAGGAACTTCAGTGTCGCCGGGTTCGGCGTGGCTTCGGTCTGGATGAACATTGCTTCCTCCTAACGGTCAGCGACCGCCATCGAGTTTTAGAATTCTTCAAAATGAAATAGGGCCATTCGCCTTCCTCTTCAAGCACGAATGGTACTGCCGCAGTTTATCCCGGGCTCAGCAGAGGGCGTCGATTTCCTCATCACTGAGAGAATCCGGAAGAACGGTCACCGGAATCGGAAAAG
It includes:
- a CDS encoding Fur family transcriptional regulator; protein product: MSEPVKSLQDLCVERGMRMTEQRRVIARILEESDDHPDVEELYRRSSAVDSRISISTVYRTVKLFEDAGIIARHDFRDGRSRYETVPEEHHDHLIDLKTGRVIEFHSPEIEALQERIAREYGFRLVDHRLELYGVPLKKDDN
- a CDS encoding GNAT family N-acetyltransferase, with protein sequence MREAYFTRKPEFEIVEMTREHCAAVSVLHGQRFARPWGDGEFLSLLLQPHTFGFVTWQTNTLIFKPPLAGFVLARETAGEAEILTIAVNEKLGRHGLGWRLMQAAIREARARGGETMFLEVDDGNAAALGLYNKLGFQKAGERPAYYADEQGRRSSALVMRRDLR
- the tsaB gene encoding tRNA (adenosine(37)-N6)-threonylcarbamoyltransferase complex dimerization subunit type 1 TsaB, producing MIVLAIDTAGVDCSAAVYDSDKAAVLGAATETIGRGHAEKLMEKIDTALSEAGLPLEAVERVAVTVGPGSFTGIRVGVAAARGLALALGIPAVGVSTLAVLAAAKTGDAPVVVAIDAKRGEVYLQPFEEMRAIGQAVIGSIEDARDLVGKLGARVTGSAAPLLTGDDAEAQPDHFPIAIVAELGAAGDPVGKPKPLYLRGPDAKPQAGFAIARV